Proteins encoded together in one Cicer arietinum cultivar CDC Frontier isolate Library 1 chromosome 4, Cicar.CDCFrontier_v2.0, whole genome shotgun sequence window:
- the LOC101498841 gene encoding probable polygalacturonase — translation MMSPRFGNSYVIGLISLVLILGSIAESRLVSSKIENLDYLAINCRKHSAVLTDFGAVGDGKTSNTKAFNDAINKLSQYANDGGAQLIVPPGKWLTGSFNLTSHFTLFLQKGAVILGSQDESEWPQLPVLPSYGRGRDAPGGRFSSLIFGTHLTDVIITGNNGTIDGQGSYWWSKFKKDKMKLTRPYMIEIMYSDQIQISNLTLINSPSWFVHPIYSSNIIIQGLTILAPVTSPNTDGIDPDSCSNVKIEDNFIVSGDDCIAIKSGWDEYGIKVGMPTQHVIIRRLTCISPDSATIALGSEMSGGIQDVRAEDITAISTESAVRIKSAVGRGGFVRDIFVKGMNLNTMKYVFWMTGAYGQHADEGFDPKALPNVTNINYSDIVAKNVTFAGKLEGISNDPYTGICISNTNIEMAANKKKLPWNCTDVSGVTSSDVTPQPCALLPQKDKFECAYPSDKLAIDNVQFKTCSI, via the exons ATGATGAGTCCAAGATTTGGAAATTCCTAT GTTATTGGGTTGATCTCTTTAGTTCTGATATTGGGATCAATAGCAGAAAGTAGACTAGTGAGTTCTAAAATAGAAAACTTAGATTATCTTGCTATCAATTGTAGAAAACACAGTGCAGTTTTGACAGATTTTGGTGCTGTTGGTGATGGAAAAACCTCTAACACAAAGGCATTTAATGATGCAATAAACAAACTTAGCCAATATGCAAATGATGGTGGTGCACAACTTATTGTTCCACCTGGAAAATGGCTTACTGGTAGTTTCAATCTCACAAGTCATTTCACTCTTTTTCTCCAAAAGGGTGCTGTCATTCTTGGATCTCAG GATGAATCAGAATGGCCTCAACTTCCAGTTCTACCATCTTATGGAAGAGGAAGAGATGCACCTGGTGGAAGGTTTAGCAGTCTCATTTTTGGAACTCATCTCACTGATGTTATAATTACTG GTAACAATGGGACTATTGATGGACAAGGATCTTATTGGTGGAGCAagtttaaaaaagataaaatgaagCTCACCAGACCATACATGATTGAAATCATGTATTCTGATCAAATTCAAATCTCAAATCTCACTTTGATCAATTCTCCATCTTGGTTTGTCCATCCAATTTACAGCAG taACATAATTATACAAGGTCTTACCATTCTTGCACCAGTTACTTCCCCAAACACAGATGGAATTGACCCAG ATTCATGCTCAAATGTTAAGATTGAAGACAATTTCATAGTTTCTGGTGATGATTGTATTGCAATTAAAAGTGGTTGGGATGAGTATGGTATTAAAGTTGGAATGCCAACACAACACGTAATCATTAGAAGACTAACATGTATATCCCCTGACAGTGCTACAATTGCATTAGGAAGTGAAATGTCTGGTGGAATTCAAGATGTTAGAGCTGAAGACATTACAGCAATCTCAACAGAATCAGCTGTTAGAATCAAATCTGCAGTAGGCAGAGGAGGATTTGTGAGAGACATTTTTGTCAAAGGAATGAACTTGAATACTATGAAATATGTGTTTTGGATGACAGGTGCATATGGTCAGCATGCTGATGAAGGTTTTGATCCAAAAGCATTGCCTAATGTTACTAATATTAATTACAGTGATATTGTTGCTAAGAATGTGACATTTGCTGGTAAACTTGAAGGCATTAGTAATGACCCTTATACTGGAATTTGCATTTCTAATACGAATATTGAAATGGCTGCAAATAAGAAGAAACTTCCATGGAATTGCACTGATGTTTCTGGTGTTACAAGTAGTGATGTGACACCTCAACCATGTGCTTTGTTGCCACAGAAGGATAAATTCGAATGTGCTTATCCAAGTGATAAATTGGCTATTGATAATGTTCAGTTCAAGACTTGTAGCATCtaa